The following are encoded in a window of Flavobacteriales bacterium genomic DNA:
- a CDS encoding T9SS type A sorting domain-containing protein, protein MKRTLRALLGIALVAVAANAPAQRYLTEVFTNAQITVTPDIPYGVNIDFLTSTLTDQQQVLANAIELQGLVTQGQPIPPAYFDPTNPSTALKVTTVRFDLYQPDQSIDTETKRPLVVYLHTGNALPPPFNGSPNGRRTDSTAVEVCKRMARRGYVAASVSYRLGWNPLAPTEEERRAQLLNAIYRALHDTRHFIRTMKESAEAGGENQYNICGDRIIVLGEGTGGYIALAHATLDKPAELFIEKFRPNPFDPTVSYVDTNLVGNLSGFGGLLNLYRPNGYDHKSHFTANMGGALADTSWLEPGDGPMVCFHTVFDPFAPFTEGIVIVPTTGGPVVDVQGPNLFLQLANQYNSNMSFSEFPSADPYTIAARSRYGNTYDGVTVNTGVEGLNAFLRPRWPAPAGDEASPWQFWDPNHPLALAEVAPGITAHMASMASNPDMSPQKARAYIDTVMGYLNPRIYAALSFDAPCLWVGQEEETAQAHEVSVFPNPANDRVFMVSKHAGIRAYEVFDVNGRLQRTATVNSDRVVMERQGLQPGVYIIKLHFADGELVRRVVLE, encoded by the coding sequence ATGAAACGAACCCTACGCGCCCTTCTGGGTATCGCCCTTGTGGCCGTGGCGGCCAACGCCCCCGCCCAGCGATACCTCACCGAGGTGTTCACCAATGCCCAGATCACGGTGACACCGGACATCCCCTATGGGGTGAACATCGATTTCCTCACTTCCACGCTGACCGATCAGCAGCAGGTGCTGGCCAACGCCATTGAACTGCAGGGCCTGGTGACCCAGGGCCAGCCCATACCCCCGGCCTACTTCGACCCCACCAACCCCAGTACGGCCCTGAAGGTGACCACGGTCCGCTTCGACCTCTACCAGCCGGACCAGAGCATCGACACCGAAACGAAACGCCCATTGGTGGTCTACCTGCACACGGGCAACGCGCTGCCGCCGCCCTTCAACGGCAGCCCCAATGGCCGCCGTACGGACAGCACCGCCGTGGAGGTCTGCAAGCGCATGGCCCGCCGCGGCTACGTGGCCGCCAGCGTGAGCTACCGCCTGGGCTGGAACCCGCTGGCCCCCACCGAGGAGGAGCGCCGCGCGCAATTGCTGAACGCCATCTACCGTGCGCTGCATGACACGCGCCACTTCATCCGCACCATGAAGGAGAGCGCCGAGGCTGGTGGCGAGAACCAATACAACATCTGCGGAGACCGGATCATCGTGCTCGGGGAAGGTACCGGCGGCTATATCGCTTTGGCCCATGCCACGCTGGACAAGCCCGCCGAACTGTTCATTGAAAAGTTCCGCCCCAATCCTTTCGATCCCACGGTGAGCTATGTGGATACGAACCTCGTGGGCAACCTGTCCGGATTCGGCGGCCTGCTCAACCTGTACCGGCCCAACGGCTACGACCACAAGTCGCATTTCACCGCCAACATGGGCGGGGCACTGGCCGACACCAGCTGGCTGGAACCAGGTGACGGTCCCATGGTATGCTTCCACACCGTGTTCGATCCCTTCGCGCCATTTACTGAAGGCATCGTGATCGTGCCCACCACCGGTGGCCCCGTGGTGGATGTGCAGGGTCCGAACCTGTTCCTGCAACTGGCGAACCAGTACAACAGCAACATGAGCTTCTCGGAGTTCCCCAGCGCCGACCCATACACGATCGCGGCCCGCAGCCGCTATGGCAACACCTACGACGGCGTGACGGTGAACACCGGTGTGGAGGGACTCAACGCGTTCCTGCGACCGCGCTGGCCCGCACCTGCCGGCGATGAGGCCAGCCCCTGGCAATTCTGGGACCCCAACCATCCGCTGGCGCTCGCCGAAGTTGCGCCCGGGATCACCGCCCACATGGCCTCGATGGCGAGCAACCCGGACATGAGCCCACAGAAGGCCCGCGCCTACATCGACACCGTCATGGGCTACCTGAATCCGCGCATCTATGCCGCCCTGAGTTTCGACGCGCCCTGCCTGTGGGTGGGCCAGGAGGAGGAGACCGCGCAGGCCCATGAGGTGAGCGTGTTCCCGAACCCGGCCAATGACCGCGTGTTCATGGTAAGCAAGCATGCCGGCATCCGCGCCTATGAGGTGTTCGATGTGAACGGCCGCCTGCAGCGCACCGCCACTGTGAACAGCGACCGCGTGGTGATGGAGCGCCAGGGCTTGCAGCCCGGCGTGTACATCATCAAGCTGCATTTCGCTGATGGTGAACTCGTGCGCCGGGTGGTGCTCGAGTGA
- the murQ gene encoding N-acetylmuramic acid 6-phosphate etherase, translating into MERITEQTSRHDDLERMSTGDLLRAINSEDRTVADAVAQAIPAIEAFVDALHERMARGGRLFYLGAGTSGRLGIVDASECPPTFGVPHGLVIGLIAGGDGAIRRAVEFAEDDPQQGWKDLQEHHIGGDDTVVGIAASGTTPYVIGALESSSDKGILTGGITCNPGSPVAVIAKHPMVVAVGPEFVTGSTRMKSGTAQKLVLNMISTSVMIKLGRVKGNRMVDMQLSNNKLIDRGTRMVMEGLGVTYEVANELLRHYGSVRRAIEAGHRL; encoded by the coding sequence ATGGAGCGCATCACCGAGCAAACCTCGCGGCACGACGATCTGGAGCGCATGTCCACCGGCGACCTGCTGCGCGCCATCAACAGCGAGGACCGCACCGTGGCCGATGCCGTGGCGCAGGCCATCCCAGCGATCGAGGCTTTCGTGGACGCCCTGCACGAGCGTATGGCGCGTGGCGGCAGGTTGTTCTACCTCGGCGCGGGCACCAGCGGCCGCCTCGGCATCGTGGACGCCAGCGAATGCCCGCCCACCTTCGGCGTGCCGCATGGCCTGGTCATCGGTCTGATCGCCGGTGGTGATGGTGCCATCCGCCGTGCGGTGGAATTCGCCGAGGACGACCCGCAACAGGGCTGGAAGGACCTGCAGGAACACCACATCGGTGGGGACGACACCGTGGTGGGCATCGCCGCCAGCGGTACCACGCCCTATGTGATCGGCGCGCTGGAGTCCAGCAGCGACAAAGGCATCCTCACCGGCGGCATCACCTGCAACCCCGGCAGCCCGGTGGCCGTCATCGCGAAGCATCCCATGGTCGTGGCCGTGGGTCCGGAGTTCGTGACCGGCAGCACACGCATGAAGAGCGGCACCGCGCAGAAACTCGTGCTGAACATGATCAGCACCAGCGTGATGATCAAACTCGGGCGTGTGAAGGGCAACCGCATGGTGGACATGCAACTGAGCAACAACAAGCTCATTGACCGCGGAACCCGGATGGTGATGGAGGGGCTTGGCGTGACCTATGAGGTGGCCAACGAACTGCTGCGCCACTACGGCAGCGTGCGCCGGGCTATCGAGGCCGGGCATCGGCTCTGA
- a CDS encoding NUDIX domain-containing protein produces the protein MLTLRAYGLLIHEGKVLVADELIKGRRITKFPGGGLEHGEGLRDCVIREIREEIGVEALEVLHFYTTDFFQQSAFHSTPMQVVSVYFTFRVEDPRSIAVVAEPFSGITGPGDREVFRWMAVGTPAEEAVTLPIDRLVWAMLRGR, from the coding sequence TTGCTGACACTCCGCGCATACGGCCTGTTGATCCATGAAGGGAAGGTGCTGGTCGCCGATGAACTGATCAAGGGCCGTCGCATCACGAAATTCCCCGGTGGCGGGTTGGAGCATGGGGAGGGATTGAGGGATTGTGTGATACGGGAGATCCGCGAAGAGATCGGTGTCGAGGCATTGGAGGTGCTGCATTTCTACACCACCGACTTCTTCCAGCAAAGCGCCTTCCACAGCACGCCCATGCAGGTGGTGAGCGTGTACTTCACTTTCCGTGTGGAGGATCCCAGGTCCATCGCCGTGGTGGCCGAGCCGTTCTCCGGCATCACCGGACCGGGCGATCGGGAAGTGTTCCGCTGGATGGCCGTCGGCACCCCGGCGGAGGAAGCCGTCACCCTGCCGATCGATCGCCTGGTGTGGGCGATGTTGCGGGGGCGTTGA
- the mnmD gene encoding tRNA (5-methylaminomethyl-2-thiouridine)(34)-methyltransferase MnmD, which yields MPSDHLLPHRTADGSFTLRHAQVGEHYHSLHGAVTESTHVFIRAGLEHAGEHRVDVLEVGLGTGLNLLLTWIRCLEGKCVVRYTALEPYPLEEAVLHRLAHAQDLGWPGLHDDLIRMMTGPLGVGQEAEGGLEFTRSSTAVQDLEAREAFDVVYFDAFAPNSAPHMWTLDVFRRMWACLRPSGVLVTYCAKGEVRRTMQAAGFAVERLPGPPGKREMLRATKPFP from the coding sequence ATGCCGTCCGACCATCTTCTTCCGCACCGCACCGCCGATGGGTCCTTCACGCTGCGCCACGCGCAGGTGGGTGAACACTACCACAGCCTGCATGGGGCCGTCACGGAAAGCACGCACGTCTTCATCCGGGCGGGTCTGGAGCACGCGGGCGAACACCGGGTGGACGTGCTGGAAGTGGGCTTGGGAACGGGATTGAACCTGCTGCTCACCTGGATCCGCTGCTTGGAAGGCAAATGCGTGGTTCGTTACACCGCGCTGGAGCCATACCCTTTGGAGGAGGCCGTCCTGCACCGGCTCGCCCATGCGCAGGACCTTGGTTGGCCTGGCCTGCACGATGATCTCATCCGCATGATGACCGGACCGCTGGGCGTGGGACAAGAAGCGGAAGGAGGTCTGGAGTTCACACGATCGTCCACGGCTGTGCAGGATCTCGAAGCGCGGGAAGCTTTCGATGTGGTCTACTTCGATGCCTTCGCGCCGAACAGCGCGCCGCACATGTGGACCCTCGATGTCTTCCGGCGGATGTGGGCCTGTCTTCGCCCGTCCGGCGTCCTGGTGACCTATTGCGCCAAGGGTGAAGTGCGCCGCACGATGCAGGCGGCGGGTTTCGCCGTGGAAAGGCTGCCCGGCCCGCCGGGGAAACGCGAGATGCTCCGCGCCACGAAACCCTTTCCTTAG
- a CDS encoding tetratricopeptide repeat protein, translating to MQHSLKALTVLVLATMAATSAMAQADATTAKRVQDLIRKADKYAQSGVIEFVHAETIYGEALVLAPDHAELNFKMGLCQLNGPYRHQALPYFEKARELGAEPQRIHFLTGYAYQLNARWEEAVAAYEKHRLAYNPQPGDDPLYGLANKRIAECRNGQRFAGRSAQVMIENLGEAINSMQADYGVLPHADGATILFTSRRPGPTAKVNKATREYYEDIHISRLVDGRWSDAFALAPPINGPGNDASVGIDVEGRTLLIYRDDKGHGDILQSLWDGNAWQAPLALGLHINTKHHESSAWITTDRQWIYFVSDRPDDNVGGQDIYRSRWDETTSDWGMAENLGPDVNSMYDEDGVFVTPDGGTIYFSSKGHDSMGGYDIFRSTLVDGRWTKAENLGWPINSPDDDLFFVLSADGTTGWFSSVRAGGLGEDDIYRVSFATEHEDTATPAR from the coding sequence ATGCAGCATTCCCTCAAGGCCCTGACGGTCCTGGTGCTCGCCACCATGGCCGCCACCAGCGCCATGGCACAGGCCGATGCGACCACCGCCAAAAGGGTCCAGGATCTCATCCGCAAGGCCGACAAGTACGCCCAGAGCGGGGTGATCGAATTCGTGCATGCCGAAACGATCTACGGCGAAGCGCTGGTCCTGGCGCCCGACCATGCCGAGCTCAATTTCAAGATGGGCCTCTGCCAGTTGAACGGTCCCTACCGCCACCAGGCCCTCCCATATTTCGAGAAGGCCCGCGAACTGGGTGCCGAGCCGCAGCGCATCCACTTCCTCACCGGCTATGCCTACCAGCTCAATGCCCGTTGGGAAGAGGCGGTGGCCGCCTATGAGAAACACCGGCTGGCCTACAATCCGCAACCTGGAGACGATCCCCTTTATGGCCTGGCCAACAAGCGCATCGCCGAATGCCGCAACGGCCAGCGCTTCGCGGGGCGTTCCGCACAGGTGATGATCGAGAATCTCGGTGAGGCCATCAATTCCATGCAGGCCGACTACGGTGTGCTCCCGCACGCTGATGGTGCCACGATCCTCTTCACTTCGCGCCGCCCCGGCCCCACCGCCAAAGTGAACAAGGCCACACGTGAGTATTACGAGGACATCCACATCAGCAGACTGGTGGATGGCAGGTGGAGTGATGCGTTCGCCCTGGCTCCGCCGATCAACGGTCCCGGGAACGACGCCAGCGTGGGCATCGACGTGGAAGGCCGAACGCTCCTCATCTACCGCGACGACAAGGGCCATGGCGACATCCTTCAGAGTCTCTGGGACGGGAATGCCTGGCAGGCGCCCCTGGCGCTGGGCCTTCACATCAACACCAAGCATCACGAGAGCAGCGCGTGGATCACCACCGACAGGCAGTGGATCTACTTCGTGAGCGACAGGCCGGACGACAACGTGGGCGGGCAGGACATCTACCGCAGCCGCTGGGACGAGACCACCAGCGACTGGGGCATGGCCGAGAACCTGGGCCCCGATGTGAACAGCATGTACGACGAGGATGGCGTATTCGTCACCCCCGACGGCGGCACCATCTACTTCAGCAGCAAGGGCCATGACAGTATGGGCGGCTACGACATTTTCCGCAGCACCCTGGTGGATGGCCGCTGGACGAAGGCCGAGAACCTGGGCTGGCCGATCAACTCGCCGGACGACGACCTCTTCTTTGTGCTCTCCGCGGATGGCACTACGGGCTGGTTCAGTTCCGTGCGTGCCGGAGGCCTGGGCGAGGACGACATCTACCGCGTGTCCTTCGCCACGGAGCACGAGGACACCGCCACACCGGCGCGCTGA
- a CDS encoding M42 family metallopeptidase: MAKKSGKTIFSGASMAFLERYLNNPSPTGFESDGQKLWLEYVRPFVDEHFVDPYGTVVGVVNPEAKWKVVIEAHADEIGWYVHYITKEGFIYVRRNGGSDHIIAPSKRVNIHTDKGVVKAVFGWPAIHVRNGKTEITPTTENIFLDCGASSKDEVEKLGIHVGCPITYEDEFMVLNGKCWTGRALDNRIGGFMIAEVARLLKENRVKLPFGLYVTNSVQEEVGLRGAEMIVERIKPDLAIVTDVTHDTQTPMMSKVQSGDIACGQGPVVSYAPAVHNNVLRHIVRTAEKEKIPFQRLAASRATGTDTDAFAYGAAGVPSALISLPLRYMHTTVETVHRTDVEQVVRLIYASLRALRPDQDLRYLK, encoded by the coding sequence ATGGCCAAGAAAAGCGGCAAAACGATATTCAGCGGGGCCTCCATGGCCTTCCTGGAACGCTACCTGAACAACCCCTCGCCCACCGGCTTCGAGAGCGACGGTCAGAAGCTCTGGCTCGAATACGTGAGACCCTTCGTGGACGAGCACTTCGTGGACCCCTATGGCACCGTGGTGGGCGTGGTGAACCCCGAGGCGAAATGGAAGGTGGTGATCGAGGCGCACGCCGACGAGATCGGATGGTACGTGCATTACATCACCAAGGAAGGTTTCATCTACGTGCGCCGCAATGGCGGCAGCGACCACATCATCGCGCCCAGCAAACGTGTGAACATCCATACGGACAAAGGCGTGGTGAAGGCCGTGTTCGGCTGGCCAGCGATCCATGTGCGCAACGGCAAAACGGAGATCACCCCCACCACCGAGAACATCTTCCTGGATTGCGGCGCATCCAGCAAGGATGAAGTGGAGAAGCTCGGCATACACGTGGGCTGCCCCATCACCTACGAGGACGAGTTCATGGTGCTCAACGGCAAATGCTGGACGGGCCGCGCGTTGGACAACCGCATCGGCGGGTTCATGATCGCCGAGGTGGCACGCCTGCTGAAGGAGAACCGCGTGAAGCTGCCCTTCGGCCTGTATGTGACCAACAGCGTGCAGGAGGAGGTGGGCCTGCGTGGCGCGGAGATGATCGTGGAACGCATCAAACCCGACCTGGCCATCGTGACCGATGTGACGCACGACACGCAGACCCCGATGATGAGCAAGGTGCAGAGTGGTGACATAGCCTGCGGGCAGGGGCCCGTGGTGAGCTACGCGCCCGCGGTGCACAACAACGTGCTGCGCCACATCGTGCGCACCGCCGAAAAGGAGAAGATACCCTTCCAACGCCTGGCCGCAAGCCGCGCCACAGGCACCGACACCGATGCCTTCGCCTACGGCGCCGCCGGTGTGCCCAGTGCGCTCATCAGCCTGCCACTGCGCTACATGCACACCACTGTGGAAACGGTGCACCGCACGGATGTGGAACAGGTGGTACGGCTGATCTATGCCAGCCTGCGCGCCCTGCGCCCCGACCAGGACCTGCGCTATCTCAAATAG
- a CDS encoding GNAT family N-acetyltransferase, producing the protein MRIRFIRTADTYPLRLKVLRPGGTEEDVHWANDRLEGSFHLAAQIGEHRIAVASFYPEKHPALSGWKQFRLRGMATHPDFQGQGAGRKLLLFALEHLKAQHADRLWCNARLVAVPFYEKLGFIIEGDRFDIPGIGPHYLMHRAV; encoded by the coding sequence ATGCGCATCCGCTTCATCAGAACGGCAGACACCTATCCGCTGCGGTTGAAAGTGCTGCGTCCCGGTGGAACCGAGGAGGATGTCCATTGGGCCAACGACCGGCTGGAGGGCTCCTTCCACCTGGCCGCCCAGATCGGTGAGCACCGCATCGCCGTGGCATCCTTCTATCCGGAAAAGCATCCCGCGCTCAGCGGTTGGAAACAGTTCCGGTTGCGCGGCATGGCCACCCACCCAGACTTCCAAGGGCAGGGCGCCGGCCGCAAACTGCTGCTCTTCGCCTTGGAACACCTGAAGGCCCAACATGCGGACCGCCTATGGTGCAACGCCCGTTTGGTGGCGGTTCCATTCTATGAGAAACTGGGGTTCATCATCGAAGGCGATCGCTTCGACATCCCGGGCATCGGGCCGCACTATTTGATGCATCGCGCGGTGTGA
- a CDS encoding glycosyltransferase family 39 protein: protein MVQRDRTFLWAFVLVGLGLKLLWLGRDELAHDEPFTVYQAFRPWADFVAMLGTENNPPLHFLLMRAWAPWVPLDAGWLRVPSALASAFTVWPLFLLARRQAGTIAAISAAAIFTLNQHLYGYAHEVRAYALFMLLTVAAFWQLVRMADGKPGARGWSLVVNVLLVYTHFFGWLVVGLQGLCMLLIKELRPRASPWGIALAVVAAYLPYAGITLRRAGDSIGGTWLAAPAAEEVYNMVWRWSNMPVVAIGLLLLIAMALWRTKGRGTGLALGLVWAMVPLLGMFLLSFWLPVYLDRYLVFAAPGFAILAGCAVAAMPGRMSLVAATAVVLAMAATFEPWKGHGRRPSAVVDMAEDWRDSGPVLIQPPFFDHTYAWHLDSTLLRDARDLRAALGERGIHAVHNTDDLPFGPQAWDTLVLVDAWAALTDPDATVKRALRANYAQVDSVEAMHKVWVYRFARRP from the coding sequence ATGGTTCAAAGGGACCGGACCTTTCTATGGGCCTTCGTGCTCGTAGGTCTGGGGCTGAAGCTCCTGTGGCTGGGCCGCGATGAGCTGGCCCACGACGAGCCCTTCACGGTGTACCAGGCTTTCCGCCCTTGGGCCGACTTCGTGGCCATGCTGGGTACGGAGAACAACCCGCCGCTCCACTTCCTGCTGATGCGGGCCTGGGCACCCTGGGTGCCGCTGGATGCGGGCTGGCTGCGTGTGCCATCCGCCCTGGCCAGCGCATTCACCGTTTGGCCGCTCTTCCTGCTCGCGCGGCGGCAAGCGGGCACGATCGCCGCCATCTCGGCCGCGGCCATCTTCACCCTGAACCAGCACCTCTATGGATACGCCCATGAAGTGCGCGCCTATGCCCTGTTCATGTTGCTCACCGTGGCCGCCTTCTGGCAGCTGGTGCGCATGGCGGATGGGAAGCCGGGTGCTCGGGGATGGTCCTTGGTGGTGAACGTGCTGCTCGTGTACACCCACTTCTTCGGCTGGCTGGTGGTGGGGCTGCAGGGCTTGTGCATGCTCCTCATCAAGGAACTCAGGCCACGCGCATCACCATGGGGCATCGCTTTGGCGGTGGTGGCCGCCTACCTGCCCTACGCGGGCATCACCCTGCGGCGGGCGGGCGACAGCATCGGCGGCACCTGGCTCGCCGCGCCTGCTGCCGAGGAGGTGTACAACATGGTGTGGCGGTGGAGCAACATGCCGGTGGTGGCCATCGGGCTGCTGTTGCTGATCGCCATGGCACTATGGCGCACAAAGGGCCGGGGAACCGGACTGGCGCTGGGCCTGGTGTGGGCCATGGTGCCGCTGCTGGGCATGTTCCTGCTTTCCTTCTGGCTTCCGGTGTATCTGGACCGCTACCTGGTCTTCGCCGCGCCGGGATTCGCCATCCTGGCAGGATGCGCGGTGGCCGCCATGCCCGGCCGGATGTCCCTCGTGGCCGCCACCGCCGTAGTGCTGGCCATGGCGGCGACCTTCGAACCTTGGAAGGGCCATGGCCGAAGGCCCAGCGCTGTGGTGGACATGGCCGAGGACTGGCGCGACAGCGGTCCTGTGCTGATCCAACCACCCTTTTTTGACCATACCTACGCCTGGCATCTGGACTCTACGCTGCTGCGCGATGCCCGGGACCTGCGCGCCGCACTCGGGGAGCGAGGCATCCATGCGGTGCACAACACGGACGATCTGCCGTTCGGCCCACAAGCGTGGGACACCCTGGTGCTGGTGGATGCCTGGGCCGCCTTGACCGACCCCGATGCCACGGTAAAGCGCGCCCTGCGGGCGAACTACGCGCAAGTGGACAGTGTGGAGGCCATGCACAAAGTGTGGGTGTACCGCTTCGCACGGCGGCCCTGA